In Pseudomonas hamedanensis, a single window of DNA contains:
- a CDS encoding peptidoglycan DD-metalloendopeptidase family protein yields the protein MLARLLFFCGLCLVSQLAVAMTIYKSTDANGVVSYSDQPSKGAKVFVFQDRMVERLERQVYLDIKKQKGVDVVFARNDLYAPVEVALAFIGMSNVRGAPAKTIRRVLPARSNTRLALLTAISGDKPLVYSPQFQYSLGDPSGTAQSYRYPLPWRGGPFRLSQGANGQYSHYGPKNRYAMDIAMPVGTPIIAARAGVVVKTENSQSGRGTDASGNFVRVLHDDGTMGVYLHLKQGSVSVREGQRVKVGSPLALSGNTGNSSGPHLHFVVQRNTGEGLVSIPYQFNQPLGALPNFALGKQ from the coding sequence ATGCTCGCGCGCCTGCTGTTTTTCTGTGGTCTCTGCCTGGTCTCCCAACTGGCGGTGGCCATGACCATCTACAAATCCACCGATGCCAACGGCGTGGTCTCGTACAGTGACCAGCCGAGCAAAGGCGCGAAAGTGTTCGTGTTCCAGGACCGCATGGTCGAACGCCTGGAGCGACAGGTGTATCTGGACATCAAGAAGCAAAAAGGCGTCGACGTGGTGTTTGCGCGCAACGATCTGTATGCGCCAGTCGAGGTTGCCCTGGCCTTTATCGGCATGAGCAACGTGCGTGGCGCACCGGCCAAAACGATTCGCCGGGTGCTGCCGGCGCGCAGCAATACCCGTCTGGCGCTGCTGACGGCGATTAGCGGTGACAAGCCGCTGGTGTATTCGCCGCAGTTCCAATATTCGCTGGGTGACCCTTCAGGCACCGCGCAGAGCTATCGCTATCCGCTGCCCTGGCGTGGTGGACCGTTTCGCCTGAGCCAGGGCGCCAACGGCCAGTACAGCCACTACGGGCCGAAGAACCGCTATGCCATGGACATCGCCATGCCGGTGGGCACGCCGATCATCGCCGCGCGGGCCGGGGTGGTGGTGAAGACCGAGAATTCACAGAGCGGGCGCGGCACCGATGCGTCCGGCAATTTCGTCCGGGTCCTGCACGATGACGGCACCATGGGCGTGTACCTGCATCTCAAACAGGGTTCGGTGAGCGTGCGCGAAGGTCAGCGCGTGAAGGTTGGCAGCCCGCTGGCGCTGTCGGGCAACACCGGCAACAGCAGCGGCCCGCACCTGCACTTTGTGGTGCAGCGCAATACCGGGGAAGGGCTGGTGTCGATTCCGTATCAGTTCAACCAGCCACTGGGGGCGTTGCCCAACTTTGCGTTGGGCAAACAGTGA